A portion of the Barnesiella propionica genome contains these proteins:
- the atpD gene encoding F0F1 ATP synthase subunit beta gives MRDKFGYITQVIGPVVDVTFEGEDNEVPPIYAALKIERENGTDLIVEVEQHIGENTVRCVAMDTTDGLKRGMKVIDLQRPLSMPTGNQVKGRMMNVIGDTIDHLPPLDYKNLKSIHQEAPAFEDLSISTEFLYTGIKVIDLLEPYSKGGKIGLFGGAGVGKTVLIMEMINNIAKGHNGFSVFAGVGERTREGNDLLREMLESGVMSYGEKFEKGLEKGEWNLQDVDMEKVNNSQATLVFGQMNEPPGARLRVALSGLTVAEQFRDSGDGGKEILLFIDNIFRFTQAGSEVSALLGRMPSAVGYQPTLASEMGKLQERITSTKQGSITSVQAIYVPADDLTDPAPATTFNFLDATTVLSRKIAELGIYPAVDPLESTSRILDPLIIGEEHYQVAQSVKQLLQHYNELQDIIAILGVDELSDEDKLVVNRARRAQRFLSQPFHVAEQFTGVPGVMVPLEETIRGFKMILNGEMDEYPEQAFMNVGTIDEVIVKGKKMMEQAKANK, from the coding sequence ATGAGAGATAAATTCGGATACATAACACAGGTAATCGGTCCTGTTGTCGATGTCACTTTCGAGGGAGAGGACAACGAGGTTCCGCCTATTTATGCCGCATTAAAGATCGAACGTGAGAATGGTACCGATCTTATCGTGGAAGTAGAGCAGCATATAGGGGAAAATACGGTTCGTTGTGTGGCTATGGATACCACCGACGGTCTTAAAAGAGGTATGAAGGTAATCGATTTGCAACGGCCTCTGTCTATGCCTACCGGCAATCAGGTGAAAGGCCGTATGATGAATGTGATAGGTGATACTATCGACCACCTGCCTCCTTTGGACTACAAGAACCTCAAATCGATACATCAGGAAGCACCTGCGTTTGAAGATCTCTCTATCAGTACCGAATTCCTTTACACGGGTATTAAGGTTATCGACCTGCTGGAACCATATTCCAAAGGGGGTAAAATCGGTCTTTTCGGTGGTGCAGGTGTAGGTAAAACTGTATTGATCATGGAAATGATCAACAATATAGCTAAGGGGCATAACGGATTTTCGGTGTTCGCCGGTGTAGGAGAACGTACCCGTGAGGGTAATGACCTGTTACGCGAAATGTTGGAATCGGGTGTTATGTCTTACGGTGAAAAATTTGAAAAAGGTCTGGAAAAAGGAGAATGGAATTTGCAGGATGTAGATATGGAGAAAGTAAATAATTCTCAGGCTACTCTTGTTTTCGGCCAGATGAACGAACCGCCGGGTGCACGTCTTCGTGTAGCGCTGTCGGGCCTTACCGTCGCCGAGCAATTCCGTGATTCGGGAGACGGAGGTAAAGAGATATTATTGTTTATTGACAATATATTCCGTTTTACTCAGGCCGGTTCCGAAGTTTCTGCATTACTGGGACGTATGCCTTCGGCCGTAGGATATCAGCCGACTCTGGCTTCTGAAATGGGTAAATTACAGGAACGTATCACTTCTACGAAACAAGGTTCTATTACTTCGGTACAGGCTATTTACGTACCTGCCGACGACTTGACCGACCCGGCTCCTGCTACGACTTTCAACTTTCTTGATGCTACTACAGTGCTGAGCCGTAAAATTGCCGAGTTGGGTATCTATCCGGCTGTCGATCCTTTGGAATCCACTTCCCGTATTCTCGATCCTCTTATAATCGGAGAAGAGCATTATCAGGTAGCGCAATCGGTAAAACAACTGCTTCAACACTATAATGAATTGCAGGATATTATCGCTATCTTGGGTGTGGACGAGCTTTCCGATGAAGATAAACTTGTCGTGAACCGTGCCCGTCGTGCCCAGCGTTTTCTTTCCCAGCCTTTCCATGTGGCAGAACAATTTACCGGTGTACCGGGGGTTATGGTTCCTCTTGAAGAGACGATTCGCGGATTTAAGATGATCCTTAACGGCGAGATGGACGAATATCCCGAGCAAGCCTTTATGAATGTGGGAACAATAGACGAAGTGATTGTTAAGGGCAAAAAGATGATGGAACAGGCTAAGGCCAATAAATAA
- the atpC gene encoding ATP synthase F1 subunit epsilon — MTLEIISSEKVIFKGEAERVTLPGASGEFTVLDHHASLISTLTDGVVEYVSGGETHTVAVSGGFVDVDNNRVAVCIPG; from the coding sequence ATGACACTCGAAATAATATCTTCGGAAAAAGTGATTTTTAAAGGTGAAGCCGAGCGGGTTACTTTACCGGGGGCTTCCGGTGAATTCACCGTACTTGATCACCATGCTTCGCTTATTTCTACACTTACCGACGGTGTGGTGGAGTATGTATCCGGAGGTGAAACGCATACGGTTGCCGTAAGCGGAGGGTTTGTAGATGTAGATAACAACCGGGTGGCTGTTTGTATTCCCGGATAA
- the atpB gene encoding F0F1 ATP synthase subunit A: MKKYIIYILSSLFLFSALPVFAGEEEKEEKSFNPKETIFEHLLDNYSWEVPFSHELKIHLPVIVRDYKGDWKIFSSGKIEKGGSHEGLYIAKEGKNKGKIEGVDDQGNTYRPLDLSITKNVFALIISAFVCAFCVFSVARWYRRNRFKAPRKGSGIMEFVIEMIYRDVIKSTLGDKASRFAPYLLTVFFFILTMNLMGLIVIFPGGANLTGNISITLVLAVCTFIMVNVLGTKGYWKEVFWPDVPTWLKFPVPIMPIIEIFGVFTKPAALMVRLFANMMGGHLIILALISLIFIFGSMGVAVLSGTTVISVLFSLFMMLIDTLVSFIQAYVFTMLSTLFIALAQVKEHQKETR; encoded by the coding sequence ATGAAGAAATATATTATTTACATATTGAGTTCTCTTTTCCTGTTTTCGGCTCTTCCCGTTTTTGCGGGAGAAGAAGAAAAGGAGGAAAAGTCATTCAATCCCAAAGAGACGATTTTCGAGCATTTGCTCGATAATTACAGTTGGGAAGTACCTTTCTCTCACGAACTGAAGATACATTTGCCGGTCATTGTCCGCGATTATAAAGGCGACTGGAAAATTTTTAGTTCGGGGAAAATCGAGAAAGGCGGTAGTCATGAAGGTCTTTATATTGCCAAAGAAGGTAAGAACAAAGGTAAAATAGAAGGAGTGGACGACCAGGGTAATACTTATCGTCCGTTGGATCTTTCTATTACTAAAAATGTGTTTGCTCTTATTATATCCGCTTTTGTTTGTGCGTTTTGTGTATTTTCCGTAGCACGGTGGTATCGCCGCAATCGGTTCAAAGCGCCCCGGAAAGGGAGCGGTATCATGGAGTTTGTTATTGAAATGATTTATCGGGATGTCATTAAAAGCACATTAGGAGATAAAGCTTCCCGTTTCGCACCTTATTTGCTTACGGTTTTCTTTTTCATCCTTACGATGAATCTGATGGGGCTTATTGTTATTTTTCCGGGCGGAGCCAATCTTACGGGTAACATTTCCATAACACTGGTATTGGCCGTATGTACTTTTATCATGGTAAACGTACTGGGGACAAAAGGATATTGGAAAGAAGTATTCTGGCCCGATGTTCCTACCTGGCTTAAATTTCCTGTACCCATCATGCCTATTATCGAGATATTCGGGGTATTTACCAAACCGGCAGCATTGATGGTGCGTCTTTTTGCCAATATGATGGGAGGGCACCTTATTATCCTTGCATTGATATCTCTGATATTCATATTCGGTTCTATGGGAGTTGCCGTCTTAAGCGGGACGACTGTGATCTCGGTATTGTTTTCGCTTTTTATGATGCTTATAGATACATTGGTATCTTTTATCCAGGCATATGTATTTACCATGCTTTCGACCCTGTTTATCGCTTTGGCACAGGTAAAAGAGCATCAGAAAGAAACAAGATAA
- the atpE gene encoding ATP synthase F0 subunit C, producing MLGMILLQAAAGVGLAKLGACIGAAIAAIGAGIGIGKIGSSAMEAIARQPESTNDIRSNMIVIAALVEGVALFAVIVCIMSLFI from the coding sequence ATGTTAGGAATGATTTTATTACAAGCAGCAGCCGGCGTAGGCCTGGCTAAATTGGGAGCCTGTATTGGTGCTGCCATAGCAGCTATCGGAGCTGGTATCGGTATTGGTAAGATTGGTTCTTCGGCTATGGAAGCCATCGCCCGCCAGCCGGAATCTACTAACGATATTCGTAGTAACATGATTGTGATCGCCGCATTGGTTGAAGGTGTGGCTTTGTTCGCAGTTATTGTTTGTATCATGTCCTTATTCATTTAA
- the atpF gene encoding F0F1 ATP synthase subunit B, which produces MELFTPELGLVFWMFVVFAILFAILAKFAWPFIIRSIDERAAFIDRGVEYAEEAKNRLDKAEEEAHALLVEAQKQQLDILREAAQLKSQIIEEARKAAGVEAKKVMDAAAVSIEQARKESELQFRTEVSTFALQIAEKMMRKELSSDKAQAEMIDKLLNDIENKN; this is translated from the coding sequence ATGGAACTGTTCACGCCCGAATTGGGATTGGTCTTTTGGATGTTCGTGGTTTTCGCGATTCTTTTTGCCATTCTTGCAAAATTCGCCTGGCCGTTTATAATTCGCAGCATCGATGAGCGGGCTGCCTTTATTGACAGGGGAGTCGAATATGCCGAAGAAGCTAAAAATCGTCTCGATAAAGCCGAAGAAGAAGCCCATGCCCTTTTGGTCGAAGCGCAAAAACAACAATTGGATATTCTTCGCGAAGCTGCCCAGCTCAAGTCTCAGATTATAGAAGAGGCACGTAAGGCAGCCGGTGTCGAAGCCAAGAAAGTGATGGACGCTGCGGCCGTGTCGATTGAACAGGCCCGTAAGGAGTCGGAATTACAGTTCCGTACCGAAGTAAGTACGTTCGCATTGCAGATTGCGGAAAAAATGATGCGAAAAGAACTGTCGAGTGACAAGGCACAGGCCGAAATGATCGACAAACTGTTGAATGATATAGAGAATAAAAATTAA
- a CDS encoding F0F1 ATP synthase subunit delta, with translation MNEGLIPSRYAKALYKFATEKGSAQKVYNELGDLVNSFSTHPALGKAMGNPALPARDKEQLLATAMGGNPDDSLLRFVRLVIRNRRESFMRAIALTYQSIYREANNIARITVVTAVTLGSEVLDKIKALMQSKTDKTLEFVYVTDPSIIGGFILKVDSMQLDASVNNELKKLRLKLINSK, from the coding sequence ATGAACGAAGGATTGATACCTAGCAGATATGCCAAAGCGTTGTATAAGTTTGCAACGGAAAAAGGTTCTGCACAAAAGGTTTACAATGAGTTGGGCGATTTGGTGAATAGCTTTTCTACTCATCCGGCATTAGGCAAGGCTATGGGAAATCCGGCTTTACCGGCCAGGGACAAAGAGCAACTCTTGGCAACGGCAATGGGAGGTAATCCCGATGACAGCCTCCTTCGTTTCGTTCGTTTAGTTATCCGAAACCGTCGTGAGTCATTTATGAGAGCCATTGCGCTCACGTATCAGAGTATTTACCGGGAGGCCAATAACATTGCCCGTATTACGGTCGTTACTGCGGTGACTCTGGGCAGTGAAGTGCTGGATAAGATAAAGGCTCTTATGCAATCTAAAACAGACAAGACGCTGGAATTTGTATATGTGACCGATCCTTCTATTATCGGGGGATTCATCCTGAAGGTAGATTCCATGCAACTGGATGCTTCGGTAAATAATGAATTAAAGAAATTGCGTTTAAAATTAATAAACAGCAAGTGA
- the atpA gene encoding F0F1 ATP synthase subunit alpha translates to MIKPSEISDILKQQLDEVDSKIDFEEVGTVLEVGDGVAHVYGLDNVQSSELVEFENGVRGVAMNLEESNVGVILLNNVDKVTENMTVRRTGEIASLPVGEGLLGRVINTLGEPIDGAGPIQGETVRLPLERKAPGVIFRQPVNEPLQTGIKAVDSMVPIGRGQRELIIGDRQIGKTSIAIDTIINQRENYKNGKPLYCIYVAIGQKASSVAALVNTLREHGALDYTVILAANASDSAAMRYYAPFAGAAIGEYFRDSGRHALVVYDDLSKQAVSYREISLILRRPSGREAYPGDIFYLHSRLLERAAKIIANDQVAATMNDLPEAMKPLVKGGGSLTALPIIETQAGDVSAYIPTNVISITDGQIFLETALFNQGVRPAINVGISVSRVGGNAQLKAMKKVAGTLKIDQAQFRELESFTKFGGDIDPVTAMVIDKGRKNERILIQPQYSPVPVEDEIAIIYCGTHGLLQSVPLDKVTDFEKLFLQILKAKYDHEVMDELRAGRLTDEVSARIEEVATEVANRFKE, encoded by the coding sequence ATGATTAAACCAAGTGAGATATCAGATATTTTAAAGCAACAGCTCGACGAGGTTGACTCAAAAATAGATTTCGAAGAAGTAGGTACCGTGCTCGAAGTTGGGGACGGTGTCGCTCATGTTTACGGATTGGATAATGTACAATCCAGTGAACTGGTCGAATTTGAGAATGGAGTACGTGGCGTGGCGATGAATCTGGAAGAAAGTAATGTGGGGGTTATTTTGCTCAATAATGTGGATAAAGTGACTGAAAACATGACTGTGCGCCGTACGGGAGAGATTGCTTCTTTACCGGTAGGCGAAGGCTTGCTGGGCCGTGTTATCAATACGTTGGGCGAACCTATTGACGGAGCAGGTCCTATCCAGGGTGAAACGGTGAGGCTTCCGCTGGAACGTAAAGCTCCCGGAGTAATTTTCAGGCAGCCGGTGAACGAACCGTTACAGACAGGTATCAAGGCTGTAGATTCTATGGTACCTATCGGACGCGGACAACGTGAGCTGATTATCGGTGACCGCCAGATCGGTAAAACATCTATTGCTATAGATACGATTATTAATCAACGTGAGAATTATAAAAACGGCAAACCTCTCTATTGCATCTATGTGGCAATAGGGCAGAAGGCTTCTTCGGTTGCGGCTTTGGTCAATACTTTGCGTGAACATGGTGCTTTGGATTATACGGTAATACTTGCAGCCAATGCTTCCGATTCGGCAGCGATGCGTTATTATGCGCCTTTTGCGGGTGCTGCTATCGGTGAGTATTTTCGTGATAGCGGACGGCATGCGCTTGTCGTTTATGACGATTTGTCTAAGCAAGCCGTATCATATCGTGAAATTTCTTTGATTCTCCGTCGTCCTTCAGGACGTGAGGCCTATCCTGGCGATATTTTCTATTTGCACTCCCGTTTGTTGGAACGTGCGGCAAAAATCATTGCCAATGATCAGGTGGCTGCGACAATGAACGATCTTCCCGAAGCGATGAAACCTTTGGTAAAAGGCGGAGGCTCGCTTACGGCACTCCCTATTATCGAAACTCAGGCTGGTGACGTATCGGCGTATATTCCTACTAATGTTATCTCTATTACCGACGGACAGATATTTTTGGAAACAGCTCTGTTCAATCAGGGTGTGAGGCCCGCTATCAATGTAGGTATTTCTGTATCCCGTGTAGGTGGTAATGCCCAGCTGAAAGCAATGAAAAAAGTAGCCGGCACGTTAAAGATAGACCAGGCTCAGTTCCGGGAACTGGAATCATTTACCAAGTTCGGTGGAGATATAGATCCGGTTACAGCTATGGTTATCGATAAAGGACGCAAGAATGAACGTATTCTTATACAGCCTCAATATTCTCCTGTGCCAGTAGAAGATGAAATTGCCATTATTTATTGCGGAACTCACGGCTTATTACAGTCGGTTCCTTTAGATAAGGTTACTGATTTTGAAAAGTTGTTCTTACAGATATTAAAAGCTAAATATGACCACGAAGTGATGGATGAGTTACGTGCCGGCCGTCTTACCGACGAAGTTTCGGCCCGTATCGAAGAAGTTGCGACAGAAGTGGCAAACCGATTTAAGGAGTAA
- the atpG gene encoding ATP synthase F1 subunit gamma: MASMRELKGRIGSVASSEKITGAMKMISSAKMHKTELAVRRVRPFRNQIQNTINNLLASDGEYESLLTEKRAVKRVALVVLGSDEGLCGAFNINISKLLLETIRSIKESSGGDISFVIYPVGKKIVVFTEKLKGDDIEVADIPYMTAKSVPSDVSRFCKELIESFEKQDVDRVVLIYTHFISISKQVFTSLDFLPIEASNLGNPEEAKVKNKPYIFEPDGNTIYNTVLPLYLLATLQEVVSESQASEQASRVMAMQSANDNAHKLLEELQLEYNKLRQQSITTELLDILGGKVE, translated from the coding sequence ATGGCATCAATGCGCGAACTGAAGGGAAGGATAGGCTCTGTCGCTTCTTCCGAAAAAATCACCGGAGCCATGAAGATGATATCTTCTGCGAAGATGCATAAGACCGAACTGGCTGTGCGTCGCGTAAGACCGTTCCGGAATCAGATTCAGAATACAATCAATAATTTGTTGGCTTCCGACGGGGAATACGAATCTCTGTTGACCGAAAAGCGTGCGGTGAAACGTGTGGCTTTAGTCGTGTTAGGCTCTGACGAAGGATTGTGCGGCGCATTCAATATCAATATATCGAAACTGTTACTGGAAACCATCCGTTCGATTAAAGAGTCGTCCGGGGGGGATATATCGTTTGTCATTTACCCGGTCGGGAAAAAGATCGTTGTTTTTACCGAAAAACTGAAAGGAGACGATATAGAGGTTGCCGATATTCCTTATATGACAGCGAAAAGCGTACCATCGGATGTCAGCCGTTTTTGCAAGGAGCTTATAGAATCTTTCGAGAAACAGGACGTGGATCGGGTTGTGCTGATATATACCCATTTTATCAGTATTAGCAAACAGGTTTTTACATCTTTGGATTTTCTTCCGATAGAAGCTTCTAATCTGGGGAATCCGGAGGAAGCCAAAGTGAAGAATAAACCGTATATTTTCGAACCTGACGGGAATACGATATATAATACCGTACTTCCGTTATATCTGCTGGCAACTTTGCAGGAGGTGGTCAGTGAGAGCCAGGCTTCGGAACAAGCGTCCCGTGTTATGGCGATGCAATCGGCCAACGACAATGCACACAAATTGTTGGAAGAGTTGCAACTGGAATATAATAAACTGCGCCAGCAGAGTATTACTACCGAGTTGCTGGATATTCTCGGAGGCAAGGTTGAATAG
- a CDS encoding NuoI/complex I 23 kDa subunit family protein: protein MGSFKNYITSFFSGLKSLLKGMQVTGKEFVTKKVTEQYPENRATLKIPERFRAKLTLIYDENGQHKCIACGICQNNCPNGTITIESSKITTEEGKTKKVLDKYLYDLGSCTFCQLCVTTCPHNALEFTNDFEQAVYNREKLVKQLNRPSDNKPVEK from the coding sequence ATGGGAAGTTTTAAAAATTACATCACCTCTTTTTTCAGTGGCTTGAAGAGCTTGCTAAAAGGCATGCAGGTTACAGGAAAAGAGTTCGTTACTAAAAAAGTGACCGAGCAGTATCCCGAAAACAGGGCTACATTGAAAATCCCCGAGAGGTTCAGGGCAAAACTTACTCTTATCTATGATGAGAACGGACAGCACAAATGTATTGCTTGTGGTATTTGCCAGAATAATTGTCCGAATGGTACTATTACCATTGAGTCTTCCAAGATTACTACAGAGGAAGGAAAAACAAAAAAAGTGTTGGATAAATATTTATATGATTTGGGAAGTTGTACTTTCTGTCAGTTGTGTGTAACTACTTGCCCTCATAATGCGCTTGAGTTCACCAACGATTTCGAACAGGCAGTATATAACCGTGAGAAACTGGTAAAACAACTGAATCGTCCGTCCGACAATAAACCGGTGGAAAAATAA
- a CDS encoding NADH-quinone oxidoreductase subunit J family protein, which translates to MEQIANQVIFYLLSAAIIIFSVMTVTTRRILRAATYLLFVLFATAGIYFQLDYTFLGAVQIAVYAGGIIVLFVFSILLTSHPGEKSSVITSKKRWLGLSAAIVGTLVCGYTLLTYPFFTKPLIGGEVNMKLIGNTLMGMDKYQYLLPFEAISVLLLACIIGGILIARKR; encoded by the coding sequence ATGGAACAAATAGCAAATCAAGTTATTTTTTATTTGTTGTCGGCAGCTATTATCATCTTTTCGGTGATGACAGTGACAACAAGGCGTATCCTCAGAGCTGCCACTTACCTTCTTTTCGTACTTTTCGCGACGGCAGGTATATATTTTCAGCTCGATTATACATTCCTGGGAGCGGTACAGATAGCTGTTTACGCAGGAGGTATCATCGTGTTATTCGTTTTCTCTATTCTGCTGACCAGCCATCCGGGCGAGAAATCATCGGTTATTACGAGTAAAAAACGGTGGTTGGGATTGTCGGCTGCTATAGTCGGTACGCTCGTCTGCGGTTATACATTACTCACTTATCCGTTCTTTACGAAGCCTTTAATAGGAGGAGAAGTAAACATGAAACTGATAGGTAATACGTTGATGGGAATGGATAAATACCAGTATCTTTTGCCTTTCGAGGCGATCAGTGTTTTATTGCTGGCTTGTATAATTGGTGGCATTTTGATTGCCCGTAAAAGATAA
- the nuoK gene encoding NADH-quinone oxidoreductase subunit NuoK, with the protein MEIPMIYYLVVSTIMFFAGVYGFITRKNMLAMLISLELMLNAVDINFVVFNRYLYPEALEGHFFTLFAIGIAAAETALAIAIILNIFRNIQNVEVKNLDKMKF; encoded by the coding sequence ATGGAAATACCTATGATTTATTATCTGGTGGTCAGTACCATCATGTTTTTTGCCGGAGTTTACGGTTTTATCACCCGTAAGAATATGCTGGCTATGCTTATTTCTCTGGAGTTGATGCTTAATGCCGTGGATATCAATTTCGTGGTGTTTAACCGTTATCTTTATCCCGAAGCGCTGGAAGGACATTTCTTTACGCTTTTCGCGATAGGAATTGCGGCGGCCGAGACGGCTCTTGCCATTGCCATCATACTCAATATTTTCCGCAATATTCAGAATGTTGAAGTGAAAAACCTTGATAAAATGAAATTTTGA
- the nuoL gene encoding NADH-quinone oxidoreductase subunit L: MEYSIIILLLPLAMFLLLGLAGYKMSKRFAGILGTLGMAVTAALAYTVAFQYFTMPRVDGVYPTLQPLNFVWLRFTEYLHIDLGILLDPISVMMLVVITTVSLMVHIYSLGYMHGETGFQRYYAFLSLFSFSMLGLVVATNIFQMYIFWELVGVSSYLLIGFYYTKAAAVSASKKAFIVTRFADLGFLIGILILSFFTETFNFEALTSNPGAVLASTAGKSFMGLSVLTWAMALIFMGGAGKSAMFPLHIWLPDAMEGPTPVSALIHAATMVVAGVYLVARLFPIYFVTPEVLHMIAYIGAFTALFAAVIACVQTDIKRVLAFSTISQIAFMMVSLGVVVSMSGHGSVGYMASMFHLFTHAMFKALLFLGAGAIIHAVHSNEMSAMGNLRKYMPVTHITFLIACLAIAGIYPFSGFFSKDEILSAAFQFSPYMGIWMTFVAGLTAFYMFRLYYRIFWWNKPDFEHTPHEAPLTMTIPLMFLAAVTCVAGFIPFGDFVSSNEEIYHIHINMTVAATSIIVAVIAIALATWLYRKENNKPTAMANAVRGFYTAAYHRFYIDEVYQFITHKIIFNIICTSIAWFDRHIIDGTMDMFATVTNSVSYRIRKLQSGYIQSYVWIFLMGALVIAVLAICL, from the coding sequence ATGGAATATTCAATTATAATACTTTTGTTACCGCTGGCCATGTTCCTCCTTCTGGGACTGGCGGGCTATAAAATGAGTAAACGCTTTGCGGGTATATTGGGAACTCTGGGTATGGCTGTGACGGCAGCCCTGGCCTATACGGTGGCTTTCCAGTATTTCACGATGCCCCGCGTAGATGGTGTATATCCTACACTTCAACCTCTTAATTTCGTATGGTTGCGTTTTACCGAGTATCTGCATATCGATTTGGGTATCTTGTTAGATCCTATTTCGGTGATGATGCTGGTGGTGATAACGACTGTTTCCCTTATGGTGCATATTTACAGTTTGGGTTACATGCATGGTGAGACCGGTTTCCAGCGTTATTATGCGTTCCTTTCGTTATTCAGTTTCTCGATGCTGGGTCTCGTTGTCGCTACAAATATTTTCCAAATGTATATATTCTGGGAGCTTGTAGGTGTATCTTCTTATCTTCTTATCGGGTTTTATTATACTAAGGCTGCTGCGGTTTCTGCTTCCAAAAAGGCATTTATTGTTACCCGTTTTGCCGATCTCGGTTTCCTGATAGGTATTCTTATCCTGTCGTTCTTTACCGAGACCTTCAATTTCGAGGCTCTCACGAGCAATCCCGGTGCAGTTCTTGCCAGTACGGCAGGTAAGTCTTTCATGGGACTTTCGGTTCTTACCTGGGCTATGGCTCTTATCTTTATGGGAGGTGCAGGTAAATCGGCCATGTTCCCGTTGCATATCTGGCTGCCCGATGCCATGGAAGGTCCTACTCCCGTATCGGCCCTTATACATGCAGCTACGATGGTCGTTGCCGGTGTATATTTGGTAGCCCGTTTGTTCCCGATTTATTTTGTGACTCCGGAAGTCTTGCACATGATTGCCTACATAGGTGCGTTTACCGCTCTTTTTGCGGCGGTCATCGCATGTGTACAGACCGATATAAAACGGGTGCTGGCTTTTTCTACCATTTCGCAGATTGCTTTTATGATGGTATCTTTAGGTGTAGTGGTCAGTATGTCGGGTCATGGCAGCGTAGGTTATATGGCTTCTATGTTCCACTTGTTCACTCATGCTATGTTTAAAGCATTATTGTTTTTGGGAGCCGGTGCCATTATTCATGCCGTACATTCCAATGAAATGTCTGCTATGGGCAATCTTCGCAAATATATGCCAGTTACCCATATCACATTCCTTATCGCGTGTCTGGCTATCGCCGGTATCTATCCGTTCTCCGGATTTTTCAGTAAGGATGAGATATTGAGCGCAGCGTTCCAGTTTAGTCCTTATATGGGTATCTGGATGACATTTGTTGCCGGGCTTACCGCATTTTATATGTTCCGTTTGTATTACCGTATTTTCTGGTGGAATAAACCTGATTTCGAACATACTCCTCACGAAGCTCCGCTTACTATGACTATTCCGTTGATGTTCCTGGCAGCCGTTACCTGTGTAGCCGGATTCATACCTTTCGGAGATTTCGTAAGCAGCAACGAAGAAATTTACCACATACATATCAATATGACGGTAGCTGCTACCAGTATAATCGTCGCGGTGATCGCTATCGCTTTGGCAACGTGGTTGTATCGTAAAGAAAATAACAAACCTACAGCTATGGCGAATGCGGTACGCGGATTCTATACGGCTGCATACCATCGTTTTTATATCGACGAAGTTTATCAGTTTATTACACATAAGATCATCTTTAATATCATTTGTACCTCTATTGCATGGTTCGACCGTCATATTATAGACGGAACCATGGATATGTTCGCTACCGTGACCAACAGCGTCTCGTATCGTATCCGTAAGCTGCAATCCGGTTATATACAATCTTACGTATGGATATTTCTCATGGGAGCGCTTGTAATAGCCGTATTGGCGATATGCTTGTAA